A stretch of the Pangasianodon hypophthalmus isolate fPanHyp1 chromosome 28, fPanHyp1.pri, whole genome shotgun sequence genome encodes the following:
- the tmem131l gene encoding transmembrane protein 131-like: MAAQRESQHGASGINVLLGVLHILLPFLQRGDAQLTALSHMSGVVEVWQAEDADFLFPSQAVEERSPENLPQEDSSSFYVRDTERPVRFQPSTLDFGTQPVGVPRAETIYIHNPSAELPVTLQSVFTSSSHFHMPAFHRRVIPPRGKTSFKLIFLPREEGNVANSLFINTSTHGVITYQVFGVGVSADSVKDVPRKDSVLIFPHIQSIKLTQTQENALNITILGLLLDCSLPKALYAHPQGSCFGAEDEGRLSLQISLSERGERPAHLDKLKPYVLENIMVLLVLPPPGGVAYPKIGVYMLNSGVKQLFVKEIQILSRTDISVEISHTPLKASASNLTRVATLSCRRSLSSQSKKCTSQISVQTLGNISVNMFPWLQHTNRLSDSAGWFQFIQKQKSVDQVELWLTNPLHLSFTITNVSLSQPSPRLFKLVNVSKSVGVASGCWKLLKLHLLNKTLPVNLVAVITISTSLGFSLELRVHASSTGSKRGEVVFEGGGECEQLCPLRLSRTGRFDWQQSLLPESFSSLWKTDSSLASALCSRWHRSKELSCRWPRLPTEPATTLDFGATPVNESKIKNFTLKNPTGSVVSVEIRTLSSYPAPLEALDLLTKWFNISPLSVNITTAEFSLLPTDQKTREVHRSGSVQRIVLQPWETRSVSIAYTPTEHKPVTSILLIRNNLTVFDLVLVKGFGAKELLRVGGKLPGPGASLRFNVPQSTLMECRDGLRSHLSKPLFAIQKSFKVENAGELPLTVMSMNINGYKCQGFGFEVLQCRSFRVDYNSSSEITIAFTPDFTSSWVIRDLTLITERGSSFPFTLNVTLPHHMLPLCAQVVPGPSWEESFWVITLVFTCFSLAGVCLMAFHQAQFILREFSTPTPRSNHNSNPRDTSSHNTPNSTSKGKGSCKSYSDTSHTSDKGKGRGSTALANGTARSQTSSRKSSGGSSQPQKKQTRVSFLYRYKSSTAANANTANANPNPPMDEEREEQMSDPDPDVCNNNNNDDALIESVLHAEQKEQIREEKTMPGDMFPMETLPGFPESITANHVPQAHVDVQVESRCSRRRDEDKRENLDTEPRESDSSQKKRAEKDSEFTVSTSSTKTKKNSGKNRRKPVETVPGLPESSAMMMTELEREPEYREPRNIARTHNHSASMKLEIPKAAAVVESPLKQNGVCLARPRRKAPERRLQWESGSDSGSSSGSVRASRGSWGSWSSVEGEKDPSRARQRDPVQYNTYTSDRDCYPPVHSTFKTQSMNNLYMNPETPALSPSFADIAAGVDRSSDAGGAYMPEETWSAPSVPLTNGFRYNMPEPRSTYNQNTNSNSNSNPFTGSFLWNNAASQCSNPYSYCPPNNYMLSGNGSYQNSFPCRETQTQASWSEETPHEVTSSWDMTSCVGNKPYFSGTRSLSPISSSLFGSIWTPQSEPYQSHFHTERSVPVSPVSPFTPEPPPSKHFSSFNPFGPHMNLDIWNNSASNRSSNSQLSNDSGYCADV; encoded by the exons gcctgTAGGTGTTCCACGAGCTGAGACCATCTATATTCATAATCCGAGTGCGGAGCTGCCGGTCACACTGCAGTCCGTCTTCACGTCCAGCTCACACTTTCATATGCCTGCCTTCCACAGACGg GTGATCCCACCCAGAGGGAAGACATCTTTTAAACTCATTTTCCTCCCAAGAGAGGAGGGCAATGTAGCAAATTCgttatttattaacacatcAACCCACGGGGTGATAACGTACCAG GTTTTCGGCGTTGGTGTGAGCGCTGACTCGGTAAAGGACGTGCCGAGGAAAGACAGCGTTCTCATATTTCCACATATACAAAGCATTAAACTCACACAAACTCAG gaaaatgctttaaatattaCCATACTGGGACTGCTGTTGGACTGCAGTCTTCCCAAAGCACTCTATGCTCACCCACAG GGCTCGTGTTTTGGAGCGGAGGATGAAGGACGTCTCTCTCTCCAGATCAGTCTGTCCGAGAGAGGTGAGAGGCCAGCTCACCTGGATAAACTGAAGCCCTACGTGCTGGAGAACATCATGGTGCTGCTTGTCCTGCCTCCACCAGGGGGCGTCGCTT aTCCAAAAATAGGAGTGTACATGCTGAACTCAGGGGTCAAACAGCTCTTTGTCAAG GAAATCCAGATCTTGTCAAGGACAGACATCTCTGTAGAGATCAGCCACACGCCACTGAAAGCTTCCGCCAGTAACCTCACTCGGGTGGCCACGCTGTCCTGCAGAC gatCTTTATCGTCTCAAAGTAAAAAATGCACCAGTCAGATCAGTGTGCAGACGTTGGGCAACATCAGCGTGAACATGTTTCCCTggctacagcacacaaacag gctCAGTGATTCTGCTGGCTGGTTTCAGTTCATACAGAAGCAGAAAAGTGTGGATCAGGTTGAATTGTGGCTCACTAACCCGCTCCATCTGAGCTTCACCATCACCAACGTCTCCCTGAGCCAGCCTTCACCTCGGCTCTTTAAG TTAGTAAACGTCAGCAAGTCGGTGGGCGTGGCCAGTGGCTGCTGGAAGCTGCTGAAGCTCCACCTCCTCAACAAAACGTTGCCTGTCAACCTGGTTGCCGTGATAACAATCAGCACCAGCCTGGGCTTTTCGCTGGAGCTGCGTGTACACGCCTCCTCcacagggtcaaag AGGGGGGAGGTGGTGTTTGAAGGTGGTGGTGAGTGTGAACAGCTCTGTCCTCTCCGCCTCTCCAGAACCG GGCGTTTTGATTGGCAGCAGTCTCTCCTCCCAGAGTCCTTTTCTTCCTTGTGGAAGACAGACAGCAGTTTGGCATCTGCGCTCTGCAGCCGCTGGCACCGTAGTAAAGAGCTCtcctgcag atggcCCAGGCTTCCCACAGAACCTGCTACCActttagattttggagcaacaCCAGTCAACGAGAGCaag ATTAAAAACTTCACTCTGAAAAACCCGACTGGTTCTGTGGTTTCGGTGGAGATCCGAACCCTTTCCTCATATCCAGCTCCCCTTGAAGCGTTAGATCTGCTCACCAAGTG GTTTAACATCAGTCCTCTGTCAGTGAACATCACTACAGCTGAGTTTTCTCTGCTGCCGACCGATCAGAAG ACTCGGGAGGTTCACCGAAGCGGCAGCGTGCAGAGGATCGTACTGCAGCCGTGGGAGACGAGGAGTGTGTCCATAGCGTACACACCCACTGAACACAAACCTGTCACCTCCATTCTTCTCATCAG GAATAACTTGACGGTCTTTGACCTGGTTTTGGTGAAAGGATTCGGGGCGAAGGAGCTCCTGCGTGTGGGGGGGAAACTGCCTGGTCCTGGGGCGTCGCTGCGCTTTAACGTTCCTCAGTCCACCCTGATGGAGTGCAGAGATG GTTTGCGCAGTCACCTCAGCAAGCCTCTGTTCGCCATCCAGAAGAGTTTTAAAGTGGAGAACGCAGGCGAGCTTCCTCTCACCGTCATGTCCATGAACATTAACGGCTATAAATGCCAGGGCTTCGGCTTCGAGGTGCTGCAGTGCCGCTCCTTCCGCGTCGACTACAACTCCTCCTCCGAGATCACCATCGC GTTCACGCCAGACTTCACGTCATCATGGGTGATCAGAGATCTGACGTTAATAACGGAGCGCGGCTCTTCTTTCCCTTTCACCCTGAACGTCACTCTGCCACATCACATGCTGCCGCTGTGCGCTCAGGTCGTCCCCGGGCCCAGCTGGGAGGAGTCCTTCTGGGTCATCACACTCGTCTTCACCTG CTTCTCTTTGGCCGGAGTGTGTCTCATGGCCTTCCATCAGGCTCAGTTCATCCTGAGAGAGTTCTCCACTCCAACTCCACGCAGCAACCATAACTCGAACCCCCGTGATACCAGCAGCCATAACACTCCCAACAGCACCAG TAAAGGCAAAGGCAGCTGCAAAAGTTACTCCGACACAAGCCACACCTCTGATAAAGGGAAAGGGCGGGGCTCCACGGCTTTAGCCAACGGGACGGCACGTTCCCAAACCTCCTCCAGGAAGAGCTCCGGAGGCTCCTCCCAGcctcagaaaaaacaaacacgaGTTTCATTCCTTTACAGATACAAAAGCAGCACTGCGGCTAACGCTAatactgctaatgctaatccTAACCCTCCAatggatgaagagagagaggaacagatgTCCGACCCCGACCCTGATGTCtgtaataacaacaataacgaTGATGCTTTAATTGAGTCAGTACTCCACGCGGAACAGAAAGAACAGATCAGGGAGGAAAAAACGATGCCAGGAGATATGTTTCCCATGGAAACGCTTCCTGGATTTCCTGAAAGCATCACAGCCAATCACGTGCCTCAGGCTCATGTGGATGTACAGGTGGAGAGCAGGTGCAGCCGAAGAAGAGATGAGGACAAAAGGGAAAACTTGGACACTGAG CCAAGAGAGAGCGACAGCTCTCAGAAGAAGAGAGCAGAGAAGGACTCAGAGTTCACAGTGTCCACTTCCAGCACCAAGACGAAGAAAAACTCAGGAAAGAACCGCAGGAAGCCTGTCGAAACCGTACCAGG GCTCCCGGAGAGCAGCGCTATGATGATGACGGAGCTCGAGAGGGAACCCGAGTACAGAGAACCACGTAACATAGCTAGAACCCACAACCACTCGGCCAGCATGAAGCTGGAGATCCCCAAAGCAGCAGCGGTGGTGGAGAGTCCTCTTAAACAAAACG gCGTGTGTTTGGCCAGACCTCGGCGGAAGGCCCCAGAGCGACGGCTTCAGTGGGAGTCAGGCTCGGATTCGGGCAGCTCGTCGGGCAGCGTCAGGGCCAGCAGGGGATCATGGGGCAGCTGGAGCAGTgtagagggagagaaagacccCAGCAGAGCAcgacaga GAGATCCAGTACAGTACAACACGTACACAAGCGACCGTGATTGTTACCCACCAGTACACAGCACCTTTAAAACTCAAAG CATGAACAATCTGTACATGAACCCTGAAACTCCTGCTCTCTCTCCAAGCTTCGCCGACATAGCTGCAGGTGTGGACAGAAGCTCTG ACGCGGGTGGTGCATACATGCCTGAGGAGACGTGGTCCGCTCCTTCTGTTCCTCTGACCAATGGGTTCAGGTACAACATGCCAGAACCACGCAGCACCTACAATCAGAACACCAACTCCAACTCCAACTCCAACCCCTTCACCGG AAGTTTCTTGTGGAATAACGCAGCCAGTCAGTGCAGCAACCCGTATTCCTACTGCCCCCCAAATAACTACATGCTGTCAG GGAACGGAAGTTACCAGAACAGCTTCCCGTGCCGTGAAACTCAAACGCAGGCCAGCTGGAGTGAGGAAACACCACACGAGGTCACTTCCTCTTGGGACATGACCAGCTGTGTGGGCAACAAG ccgtATTTCTCAGGCACCCGGAGTCTGTCTCCGATCTCCTCCAGTCTGTTCGGTTCTATCTGGACTCCTCAGAGCGAGCCGTATCAGAGCCACTTCCACACCGAGCGCTCTGTGCCAGTCTCTCCAGTGTCTCCCTTCACTCCAGAGCCACCTCCCTCTAAGCACTTCTCCAGCTTCAACCCGTTCGGCCCCCACATGAACCTGGACATCTGGAACAACTCGGCCTCGAACCGCAGCTCCAACTCTCAACTCTCCAACGACTCGGGCTACTGCGCAGACGTGTGA
- the plrg1 gene encoding pleiotropic regulator 1, whose translation MTEEVQKHSVHTLVFRSLKRSHDMFVSDHAKQVSLDEESHKLKMSAKLRAEYGPVLHMPVLKEGKSKVAPNALDLYDSSGYTSAESDPEYLITGTHPYPSAPGVALTADTQLQKMPSEAAVHSMALALPPSQARQDMARTAASVGDIHRHAGAAERSQPPQHTLALMEAGGTKNSALIPRKAPTMPKPQWHPPWKLYRVISGHLGWVRCLAVEPGNQWFVTGSADRTIKIWDLASGKLKLSLTGHISTVRGVAVSSRSPYLFSCGEDKQVKCWDLEYNKVIRHYHGHLSAVYDLDLHPTIDVLVTCSRDATARVWDVRTKANVHTLTGHTNTVATVKCQSVEPQIITGSHDTTIRLWDLIAGKTRATLTNHKKSVRAVVLHPRQYTFASGSPDNIKQWKFPDGNFIQNLSGHNAIINTLAVNSDGVLVSGADNGTIHLWDWRTGYNFQRIHAAVQPGSLDSESGIFSCVFDHSESRLITAEADKTIKVYKEDDMATEETHPVNWKPEILKRKRF comes from the exons ATGACGGAG GAGGTGCAGAAGCACTCGGTGCACACGCTGGTCTTCAGATCTCTTAAGCGAAGCCATGACATGTTTGTGTCCGATCACGCCAAGCAGGTCTCTCTGGATGAGGAGAG tCATAAGCTGAAGATGTCTGCTAAGCTGAGGGCGGAGTACGGCCCGGTGTTGCACATGCCCGTCCTCAAAGAAGGGAAAAGCAAAGTGGCTCCAAATGCGTTGGATCTGTACGACAGCTCGGGTTACACGTCAGCCG AGAGTGATCCGGAGTACCTCATCACAGGAACACACCCGTACCCATCTGCCCCAG GAGTTGCCCTCACTGCTGACACTCAGCTGCAGAAGATGCCCAGCGAAGCCGCAGTTCACTCCATGGCACTGGCTCTGCCTCCGTCTCAagcaag GCAGGACATGGCTCGAACTGCAGCGAGTGTCGGAGATATCCACAGACACGCCGGAGCAGCGGAGCGATCCCAgccaccacaacacacactg GCATTAATGGAAGCGGGAGGGACGAAGAATTCTGCGCTGATTCCTCGAAAAGCTCCAACGATGCCCAAACCACAGTGGCACCCACCATGGAAACTCTACCGg gtgATCAGTGGCCATCTCGGCTGGGTCAGGTGTTTAGCAGTGGAGCCTGGAAACCAGTGGTTTGTTACTGGATCTGCAGACAGGACCATAAAG atctGGGATCTGGCGAGTGGGAAGCTGAAGCTCTCTCTAACAGGTCACATCAGTACAGTAAGAGGAGTGGCCGTGAGCTCACGCAGCCCGTATCTGTTCTCCTGTGGAGAGGACAAACAGGTCAAGTGCTGGGATCTGGAGTAcaacaag GTTATCCGTCACTACCATGGTCACCTGAGTGCTGTTTACGACCTGGACCTCCATCCCACCATCGACGTCCTGGTGACGTGCAGTCGTGATGCTACAGCCAga gtTTGGGACGTTAGAACCAAAGCTAATGTCCACACTCTGACGGGTCACACCAACACGGTCGCCACGGTGAAGTGTCAGAGCGTCGAGCCTCAGATAATCACAG GTAGTCACGACACCACCATCAGACTCTGGGATCTGATCGCTGGGAAGACGAGAGCCACGCTGACCAATCACAAGAAATCTGTGCGAGCGGTGGTGCTGCATCCGCGACA ATACACATTTGCCTCGGGATCTCCAGACAACATCAAACAGTGGAAATTTCCAGATGGGAACTTCATCCAGAATCTGTCGGGACACAACGCCATCATTAACACGCTCGCAGTGAACTCGGATGGAGTTTTGGTTTCTGGag CCGATAATGGTACGATCCACCTGTGGGACTGGAGGACGGGGTATAATTTCCAGCGGATCCACGCGGCCGTGCAGCCTGGGTCTCTGGACAGCGAGTCGGGGATTTTCTCCTGCGTGTTCGATCACTCCGAGAGCCGCCTGATCACAGCCGAGGCGGACAAAACCATCAAAGTGTACAAGGAGGATGACATGGCG